GGGATTGCCGTCACCGAACTGCCTGAGTTTGCAGCTGCACCGTTCCTGAGAGAGAATCAGCTCGAGGCCATCATGACCGATTGGCGATTGCCGGAAGGTGGCTTGTATTTTGTTACTCCCTCCAACAAGGCTCGAACGGCAAAAGTCAGGGCGCTTGCGGATTTTTTCATCTCGAAACTTACCGATGCGGAATGGCGTGCTGATTCGAAGTGAAGACAGGCGAGCCCCCCGTAGGTCAAACCTGGACGGCCAGTGAGGAAGTGCCGCCCCGACGAGCCAGCGCCATTGTTTTCGATATTGCGTTGAGCGTCTTCCTGTGTTGGTAGACCGCGCTGTTGGCGAACCGCTGTTCGATCCCACCGTTTACGCGGTAAGCAAACTTCGCTTCGAGAATCAAGCCAGCAATTCCATCGAAGCGGCCTTAAGAGCCGTGATGGTCTTGTATATCTTTTTGGAACTGCGGCATATCGGCCTTAACCAGGGGCTGCGCGAGGGGGAACGTACTTGGCTTCGGGGGAGATAGATGAGTTGGTGCGACTGTGTCGACTCCCCATGAAACAGCTGTACGTCCTCTTTGCGATCCGTCCTTTCGAACATGGCTAGGGCGACACGGTAAAGAGCACAGCGGAATCCAATACCGGAGCCATGATGCGTAGATACTGGATTGCGTGCATGAATGCTTGCTGGCTTGATCAGATGTCGCGCTACGGCCGCTTCCTGAATTCATTGGGCGACACCTGCGCCCAGCGCTTGAAGGCGCGGCGGAAGCTTGAGGCGTCGCTGAAGCCAAGCCGCTCCGAAATCGATTCATGGGTCATCTCGGTGCGCGTCAGATAGGTCGATGCCAGCTTGAACTTCACCTCATCGACGATTTTCTGATACGTCGATCCTTCGCTGATGATCTTGCGCCGCAGCGTGCGCGAATGCAGGCCGAGCCGGACCGCCATTTCTTCCAGCGAAGCGAATTGACCCGACTGGCTCAGCAAATGCCGGTAAATCTTGCCGACGACGCCGCGCCCGCCGTCGATGCGATCCAGCATGTCGTGGCAGGTGTCCTGCACCAGCTGAAATGTGACGGCGTGGGAGCCCAGCGGACGCTGCTCCAACCAGGCCTTGTCGAAGCGTAGCTCGGTGCTTGCAGCATCGAACTCGATAGGACAGTTCAACACGCTGTGATAATGGGCGGCCCCGGCCGGCGCGCTGAACGCGAAACTGGCCGAGCTCAGCCGGAAGGCGTTGCCCGATACGCTTTTGTGCAGCGACAGCAGGATGCCGCTCTGGTATTCCTGCACGAAGCGTTCCATCGCTTCGTGCAGCGTAAAGTCAGGCAGGGCGCGGATGATCCAGACGGCATCGTCGCCCGCTTCGTCGAGTTCGAGGTCAACGATGGGCGTGGCCAGCTCCCGGTAGGTGAGCCCGAAATTGACAGCGTCGCGCACGGTGGCGCTGCTGAGCAGGGCGTAGCCGTAAAAGCCGTAGTCGGTGAGGTGGAAGGATGCGCCCAGTTCCAGCGGGCTGGTCCGGCTTGGCGTCAGGCGCAGGAAATTATCGAACACAGTGGTGACCTGTTGCCGCGAAATGAAGGAATAAGGATTGTTCAAGTCGGCTGTCGTAATGCCGGAGCCGGCCAGTGCCTGCTCGACCGTGATGTCGTTGGCGGCCAGATGCGCCGTCAGCGGAATCAGCTTATAGACCGGATAGATGCGCTCTGTCGAGCCGATGTATTTGACTTCCGCCACGCCTGTTCTCCTGTCTTCGGTGCCGGCCGTAGAATGCGGAACCGCTGTCCGCGCTTCCTGGATAGCTCAATCATGACTGTTGACGGCTATCATATACGCTCCCGGCGCTTGCAGGCAGATGGGGCAAAGAGATCCGCCGGCAACGGTTCCGCGCCGGGTCAGACGAAGGCGCTGAAGCCGGTGACGGCCTTGCCTACGATCAGGCTGTTCATCTCGCGCGTACCCTCGTAGGAATACAACGCCTCGGCGTCGGCGACGAAACGGCCGATATGATGTTCGAGCAAGATGCCATTGGCGCCCAGCAATTCGCGCGCCCAGCCGACCGTCTCGCGCATGCGCACCGTGCAGATGCCTTTGGCCAGCGACGCGTGCTCGTCCTTCATGATGCCTTGCTCCTGCAGCTGCGACAGGCGCAGGCACAGCGCCTGCGTCGACGTGATGTTGCCCAGCATGCGGAACAATAAATCCTGGATCAGCTGGAACGACGCGATAGGCTTGCCGAACTGCTCGCGCTTCTGGGCGTAGCGCAGTGCGTGCTCGTAGGCCCCGGTGGCGCAGCCCACCGACTCCCAGGCCACGGCCGCGCGACTCATGCGCAGCACGCTGGCGGTATCCTTGAACGAGTTTGCACCTTGCAGGTGCTGGGCGTCCGGGACGCGGCAATCGCGCAGCGTGATCAATCCGTTCTGCACCACGCGCAGCGCCATCTTGGTGACGATCTTTTCCACCGTAAATCCGGCCGTGTCGTTTTCTACGATGAAACCCTTGACCTGACCGTCATCGACATCGCGGGCCCAGATAATGGTCAACTGGCCCCAGGTCGCGTTGCCTATCCATTTTTTCTGGCCGTTCAGGATCCAGCTGTCGCCATCGCGCTTGGCCGTCGTTTGCAGCCCACCGGCGGTGCCCGAGCCGGTTTCCGGTTCGGTCAGTCCAAACGAGCCGATCTTTTCGAGCGCGGCC
The sequence above is a segment of the Collimonas sp. PA-H2 genome. Coding sequences within it:
- a CDS encoding AraC family transcriptional regulator; protein product: MAEVKYIGSTERIYPVYKLIPLTAHLAANDITVEQALAGSGITTADLNNPYSFISRQQVTTVFDNFLRLTPSRTSPLELGASFHLTDYGFYGYALLSSATVRDAVNFGLTYRELATPIVDLELDEAGDDAVWIIRALPDFTLHEAMERFVQEYQSGILLSLHKSVSGNAFRLSSASFAFSAPAGAAHYHSVLNCPIEFDAASTELRFDKAWLEQRPLGSHAVTFQLVQDTCHDMLDRIDGGRGVVGKIYRHLLSQSGQFASLEEMAVRLGLHSRTLRRKIISEGSTYQKIVDEVKFKLASTYLTRTEMTHESISERLGFSDASSFRRAFKRWAQVSPNEFRKRP
- a CDS encoding acyl-CoA dehydrogenase family protein, which encodes MSSNDQAQRSPKSLPPANGDFYSVSQTLNDDDNAIRLKVRAFMEREVEPIINDYWARDAFPFELLPKMQKLGIGGLPYQGYGCPGKSMMLMGFVMMEMARVDASISTFFGVHTGLAMGSIFLCGSEEQKTKWLPPMAALEKIGSFGLTEPETGSGTAGGLQTTAKRDGDSWILNGQKKWIGNATWGQLTIIWARDVDDGQVKGFIVENDTAGFTVEKIVTKMALRVVQNGLITLRDCRVPDAQHLQGANSFKDTASVLRMSRAAVAWESVGCATGAYEHALRYAQKREQFGKPIASFQLIQDLLFRMLGNITSTQALCLRLSQLQEQGIMKDEHASLAKGICTVRMRETVGWARELLGANGILLEHHIGRFVADAEALYSYEGTREMNSLIVGKAVTGFSAFV